One Candidatus Nitrotoga arctica genomic window, GCGAACTGCTAAAGAGCCGCGACGACACACAGGAAGTCATGCTGGGTTATTCCGACAGTAACAAAGATGGCGGTTACCTTACCGCCAATTGGGAACTCTACAAGGCTGAACTCGAACTGGTTAAAGTGTTCGAAAAGCATGGCATTGAATTACGTCTCTTCCACGGCCGTGGCGGTACGGTGGGGCGCGGTGGCGGCCCAAGCTACGAGGCCATTCTGGCGCAGCCGCCGGGTAGCGTAAACGCTCAAATTCGCATCACCGAACAGGGTGAAGTCATCGCCAGCAAATATTCCGACCCTGAGATCGGACGGCGCAATCTGGAAATTCTTATCGCCGCCACCATGGAAGCCACGCTACTGCATCACCACGGCGATCATAACGGCAGCACCATGCCGGAATACCTCCGCATTGCAGAAGCGCTCAGTCTGGATGCCTTCGCCGCCTACCGCAAACTGGTTTATGAGACTCCCGGTTTTACCGATTATTTTTTCGCTGCCACACCGATCCGAGAAATTGCTGAACTCAACATCGGCAGTCGCCCCTCCTCGCGCAAGGCATCCAACAGCATCGAAGATTTGCGCGCTATTCCCTGGGGGTTCAGTTGGAGTTTGAACCGCGTACTGCTGCCTGGCTGGTACGGTTTTGGGAGCGCCATACAACAATTTATCGAACGTGAAGGCGAGGCCGGGCTGCAACAACTACAAGCCATGTATCAAAACTGGGCATTTTTTCGCGGCCTGCTCTCCAACATGGATATGGTTCTGTCCAAGACCGATATGGGCATCGCCTCACGCTATGCCGAACTGGTGCCGGACGAAATCTTGCGTCACACCATCTTCAGCATGATAGAAACGGAATGGCAACGCACTGTGGACATGCTATTCGCGATCACCGGCGCGACCACTTTGCTGGAAGGCAATCCAACCTTGGCGCGCAGCCTTACCACGCGTACTCCCTATATCGACCCGCTTAACCACCTGCAAGTGGGGTTATTACACCGCCACCGCTCGGGCGATACCCACCACCTAGTGAAACGTGCGATACACCTGACAATTAACGGAATTGCGGCGGGATTGCGGAATAGCGGATAGAGTTAAAGGCAATGTCATTGCCCCTCATTTTTATGTAAGTCTTGTTTTATGTAAATCTTGGGGGATTCTTGATACATGAAAGCATGTTTGCTGATTCCTGCCTGCATTCTAATTACAATAAACTTTAATTTGGTTGGTTCGGCAAGGTAAATAAAACGTGACCAAACCAACTAACCAAACTCTTTCACAATAAACTGCTGTCTGCGACTAATCGGCAACATCTCGTTTAATTGCTTGAGATTGACTGTCCAATGTGAGTCACCGCTTTTCTCATCGACAACTTTTTCAAAGCCGACAATCTCGTCTTTCGCCACCAAACAATTGCGATGGATACGGATGAACCGTGCGGCAAATTCCTTTTCCAGCGCGCCGAGCGATTCTTCAATCAGATACTCACGTTCCACTGTGCGCACAGTAACGTATTTCAGCTCGGCACGCAGATACAGCACTTGCTCGATAGGAAGAAGATGGATCTTGCCACGTTCGTGAATAGCCAGATTTTTACGCGGCTCAGGGGCAAGTTCCTGTAATTTTGCAATCGGTAAAGGCAGGGCAGAACGTGCACGTGTGAGGGCCTCGAATAACCGCCCAAGTCGGATAGGTTTGAGCAGATAATCAACGGCATGCAACTCAAACGCCTGAATGGCGTAAACATCATAAGCTGTGGTAAAAATGATTGCTGGCGGCTTAGGCAGTTTGTTGAGATGCAGTGCCAGCTCGATTCCATCCATTTTCGGCATCCGAATATCTATCAGCACCACGTCAACTTGCACTTCAGATAACTTATCCAGCGCCTCGTGGCCGTTACCTGCTTCGCCTACCAGTTTCAGCGGCAGTTGTTCAGCGCAATCGGTGAGCAGATCCTTAAGGCGATTGCGTGCAGGCGGCTCGTCATCCACTATAAAAACAGTGAGGGGGATTTCAACATCGTTCATTGAACTCTCCTTTGAAGTTTAACCAAGCAATGTAGCCCTCTTTTCCCACGCGAGAACTTTTACTCTGGCTCTCTCAAGAGACAGGAAGCAACTGCACAAGTTCCTTTACATACGGCAGCTTGATATGCACGCGGTAAAAATCCTTGCCAATCTCAACCTTATAACTTGCTTCGACATCGAATTGCAGCGCTAAACGTTCACGTATATTGCTCAATGCTATTTTGTTGCCTACATGGTGGCTGCCTTGTTCCTGACGCGGGTTATATATTTCAAGGTGCATTTCATTGCCGTTGCAATATAGCTTGATCTCAACAATTCCGCCCTCGGCCAGCGGCTCAATGCCGTGATATACGGCATTTTCAAGTAATGGCTGCAAGATCAGCGGTGGCAGTAACGCATCATCCGGCATATTGTCGGTGTACCAGTTTACTTTGAGACGTTCGCCCAAGCGTAATTGTTCCAGCGCGAGATACTGACGCGCAAGCGCCACTTCTTGTCGCACAATCACTAACTCGCCATCGTGTGCCATCGCCATACGAAACAGATCGGCCATATCTTCCAATGCGGTTTCAGCACGCTTGGGGTTGGCGCGAACTATACCCAGCACTGCATTGATACTGTTAAACAGGAAGTGCGGGCGGATACGAGCCTGCAAGGCTTGCAAGCGTGCCTTATCCAGGGCAGGGGAAAGAGCATGGGCACGAAATTGAAAATAGACTAACAAAAGGCTCGCAATAACACTACTGAGCAAGGCGTTACGCCAAGAATGGAAATACCCATAATCTACAGTGGAAATGTACAGCCTGCCCCCCAGATGGTAAATCATCAATGTGACAGACATTGCCAATAGTAGTACTACAGTGGCGCCCCGTTTGTAGGTCAACCGTACTAGCCAGGAATTAAGCATGAACAATAGCGACAAGTTCAACAACAACACCGGCTGTAGCAGCGCAGAGATGTCTATTAGGCGCTCTAGGATGTCCTGCCAAGATGATGCTAGTGTAATGGCCCCCAACAGCACCATACCATTGACTAACAACAGGCTACGCAATATGACACCCCAGTTACGGAAATCGGGTAACGCATTGGACATCGTGTTTTGATTTATACTTTGCATATTTGGCATGACAGATATATCTCTGTATATGCCGCACATTCTGGACAAGAGACGATGACGATGCAAGACAAAAAAACCTGGTCCGGACGATTTACCGAACCGGTCGCGGAACTGGTGAAGCGTTATACAGCTTCGGTAGAGTTTGATAAACGACTGGCACCGTTCGATATTCATGCATCGCTGGCTCATGCACAAATGCTGGAGGCATGCGGCATCATCACGACGCAGGATTTAACTGATATCCGTCGTGGCATGACACAAATCGAGCATGAGATTCTCAACGACAAATTCGCATGGTCACTCGATTTGGAGGATGTGCATCTCAATATCGAAAAGCGCCTGACCACGCTTGTGGGCGATGCTGGTAAGCGTTTGCATACTGGGCGTTCGCGCAACGACCAAGTGGCAACCGATGTGCGCCTGTATTTGCGCCATGCCATTGACGAACTTCATGAACTCATTCGCAGTTTGCAATCTGCAGTCATTGATCTTGCAATACAACACACGCACACCATAATGCCGGGCTACACCCATTTACAGGTAGCGCAGCCAGTGAGTTTCGCACATCACCTGATGGCGTATTTTGAGATGCTTAAGCGCGATGCGGAACGCATCATCGATTGTCGGAAGCGCGTCAATCGCTTGCCACTTGGTGCGGCTGCATTGGCTGGCACCAGCTACCCGATTAAGCGTGAGATGGTGGCGGAACTTCTTGGTTTTGACGGCGTGTGTGAAAACTCTCTAGACGCAGTATCCGATCGCGATTTCGCCATCGAATTTACCGCTTGCGCAGCGCTCACCATGACACATTTATCGCGCTTGTCAGAAGAATTAATCCTGTGGATGAATCCACGCTTCGACTTCATCGACATTGCTGATCGTTTCTGCACGGGATCGTCCATCATGCCGCAGAAAAAAAACCCAGACGTACCGGAGCTGGTACGCGGCAAGACCGGCCGCGTGAACGGCAATTTAGTAACATTATTGACACTGATGAAAGGCCAGCCACTGGCCTATAATAAAGACAATCAGGAAGACAAAGAGCCCCTGTTCGATACGGTAGATACACTCACTCAAACCTTGCGCATCTACGCTGACATGGTAGGTGGCATCACTGTCAAGCCCGCAGCCATGCGCGAGGCTGCTTTGCAAGGTTATGCCACGGCCACAGACTTGGCTGATTATCTGGTGAAGAAGGGGTTGCCGTTCCGGGATGCACACGAAGCGGTCGCACTGGCAGTGCGCTTTGCCGAGCAGCGCAATTGCGACCTTAGCGATCTAAAACTGGAGGAATTACAACAATTCTCGTCACTCATTGCAGATGACATCTACTCTGTGCTCACACTGGAAGGTTCATTGGCCAGCCGTAATCACATTGGCGGCACTGCTCCTCAGCAGGTTGAAACTGCCATCGCGCAAGCGCGCAAATATCTCGCGGGACCAAATTAAATATTTAAAGGCGACCTTACGGTCGCCCAGAAAAAAACCAATACCTAATACCATTTCTCTATGATTGGAAATCCTTATGGAGTAATCTCTGTAACTCTCCATTGTTATACATCTCACTCACGATGTCGGAGCCACCAATAAATTTGCCATGAACATAGAGTTGAGGAACAGTTGGCCAATCAGAATAGTCCTTGATGCCTTGGCGAATTTCCGGATCAGCAAGCACATCAACGGTAAAAAGCCCGGTCACGCCGCATGCATTAAGAGTTTGTACTACATTGGCAGAAAATCCACATTGTGGAGATTGTGCTGTACCTTTCATATATAACACCACAGGATTGCTGGTTACCTGTTCTTTGATGAGCGCTTGTACGTCCATATTATAGCCTCTAAAATTTAGTTGAATAATTTGCCGAGGCATATTAGCAGCACGTTAACTACCCGGTCAAGGATTAAGCAAATGCTCGCCTAGTGTTTTCTACTGACGTTCACCCTGCCCACAGAGACGAAAATACACTGGTTCCACCAT contains:
- the argH gene encoding argininosuccinate lyase; the protein is MTMQDKKTWSGRFTEPVAELVKRYTASVEFDKRLAPFDIHASLAHAQMLEACGIITTQDLTDIRRGMTQIEHEILNDKFAWSLDLEDVHLNIEKRLTTLVGDAGKRLHTGRSRNDQVATDVRLYLRHAIDELHELIRSLQSAVIDLAIQHTHTIMPGYTHLQVAQPVSFAHHLMAYFEMLKRDAERIIDCRKRVNRLPLGAAALAGTSYPIKREMVAELLGFDGVCENSLDAVSDRDFAIEFTACAALTMTHLSRLSEELILWMNPRFDFIDIADRFCTGSSIMPQKKNPDVPELVRGKTGRVNGNLVTLLTLMKGQPLAYNKDNQEDKEPLFDTVDTLTQTLRIYADMVGGITVKPAAMREAALQGYATATDLADYLVKKGLPFRDAHEAVALAVRFAEQRNCDLSDLKLEELQQFSSLIADDIYSVLTLEGSLASRNHIGGTAPQQVETAIAQARKYLAGPN
- a CDS encoding LytR/AlgR family response regulator transcription factor; translated protein: MNDVEIPLTVFIVDDEPPARNRLKDLLTDCAEQLPLKLVGEAGNGHEALDKLSEVQVDVVLIDIRMPKMDGIELALHLNKLPKPPAIIFTTAYDVYAIQAFELHAVDYLLKPIRLGRLFEALTRARSALPLPIAKLQELAPEPRKNLAIHERGKIHLLPIEQVLYLRAELKYVTVRTVEREYLIEESLGALEKEFAARFIRIHRNCLVAKDEIVGFEKVVDEKSGDSHWTVNLKQLNEMLPISRRQQFIVKEFG
- the grxD gene encoding Grx4 family monothiol glutaredoxin is translated as MDVQALIKEQVTSNPVVLYMKGTAQSPQCGFSANVVQTLNACGVTGLFTVDVLADPEIRQGIKDYSDWPTVPQLYVHGKFIGGSDIVSEMYNNGELQRLLHKDFQS
- a CDS encoding sensor histidine kinase gives rise to the protein MQSINQNTMSNALPDFRNWGVILRSLLLVNGMVLLGAITLASSWQDILERLIDISALLQPVLLLNLSLLFMLNSWLVRLTYKRGATVVLLLAMSVTLMIYHLGGRLYISTVDYGYFHSWRNALLSSVIASLLLVYFQFRAHALSPALDKARLQALQARIRPHFLFNSINAVLGIVRANPKRAETALEDMADLFRMAMAHDGELVIVRQEVALARQYLALEQLRLGERLKVNWYTDNMPDDALLPPLILQPLLENAVYHGIEPLAEGGIVEIKLYCNGNEMHLEIYNPRQEQGSHHVGNKIALSNIRERLALQFDVEASYKVEIGKDFYRVHIKLPYVKELVQLLPVS